Proteins encoded by one window of Elephas maximus indicus isolate mEleMax1 chromosome 5, mEleMax1 primary haplotype, whole genome shotgun sequence:
- the LOC126076750 gene encoding cytochrome c oxidase subunit 7B2, mitochondrial, which yields MMFPLARKVLRSLELRSFQQMMARQSHQKHLPDFHDKYGDAILASGATFCFVAWVFVITQIGLKWNLSPVGRITPKEWRK from the coding sequence ATGATGTTTCCCTTAGCCAGAAAGGTACTGCGCAGTCTTGAGCTTCGGAGCTTTCAGCAAATGATGGCAAGACAAAGCCACCAAAAGCACCTACCAGATTTTCATGACAAATATGGTGATGCTATACTAGCCAGTGGAGCAACATTCTGCTTTGTTGCATGGGTATTTGTAATCACACAGATTGGACTAAAATGGAACCTGTCCCCTGTGGGCAGAATCACCCCAAAGGAATGGAGGAAGTAA